The DNA segment ATTGATGATGTGGCTTCATGAGGAGAGAGTATACTcaactttattatataagatatatatatatatttttttatatttttttttggcaaatactgtatatatataatctttgtATCCTTTGGTCAATGCATTAAACACAAAATGGATCATTCGCGACGGCTCACATGGTTAATTATTTTCCTTTAATtgtcttatatatatatgcagcTCACTGAGATACAGTTACACctagatatttaaataaatgttGTTTGTTAGTGCAAGACAATTAAGGTGGTAGATTAGACCTTATATTATACTATTTACAAAACGTTGGAAGAAGACTTTTGGTTCTATAAATTAAACTCATTTGCAACTATCAAGAGTAACccacaacacaaacaaacaaaaaggagCAAACGTTTATCGATAGAGACTATGCAGATTACAAGACCACATGCTATCATGTTCGCTAGCCCAGGAATGGGCCATGTCATCCCGGTGATCGAGCTTGGAAAACGCTTAGCCGGATCTCATGGCTTCCAAGTCACTATCTTCGTCCTTGAAGCCGACGCAGCCTCCGCTCAGTCTCAATTTTTCAACTCACCTGGCTGCGATGCAACACTTATTGACGTCATCGGCCTCCCGACTCCAGATATCTCCGGTTTAGTGAACCCATCAGGCTTTATCGCGATCAACCTTTTGACCATGATGCGTGAGACCATACCAACCCTCCGGTCTAAGATCGAGGAGATGCAGCACAAACCAACGGCTTTGATCGTAGACTTGTTCGGTCTGGACGCGTTACGGCTCGGTGGTGAGTTCAACATGTTGACTTATGTCTTCATCGCTTCGAACGCACGTTTTCTCGCGTTGACTATGTATTTCCCAACGCTGGAGAAAGACGTTGAAGAGGAGCACATAATAAAGAAGAAACCCTTGCCTATGCCTGGATGTGAACCGGTTCGGTTTGAGGACACTCTTGAACCATTCCTTGACCCAACCGACCATATATACCGGGAGTTCGTTCCTTTTGGTTTAGTTTTCCCAACGGCTGATGGTCTTATTGTGAATACATGGGAAGATATGGAGCCCAAAACTTTGAAATCTCTTCACGACCCAAAGCTCTTGGGTGGAATCGCTCGTGTACCGGTTTATCCAATTGGTCCTTTATGCAGACCGGTTGATCCACTGAAAATTAACCATCCGGTTTTGGATTGGTTAAACAAGCAACCTGAGGAGTCCGTGCTTTACATCTCATTTGGAAGCGGCGGCTCTCTCTCAAGTAACCAGATAACGGAACTGGCTTGGGGGCTCGAGTTGAGCCAGCAACGGTTCGTTTGGGTGGTCCGTCCCCCCGTAGACGGTTCAGCTAGCAGCGAGTATTTATCTACTAATAGCGGGGAAGTACATGATTATCTACCAAAAGAGTTTCTTAGCCGGACTAACGAGAGAGGCCTTGTGGTCTCTTCATGGGCTCCACAAGCCGAGATCCTAGCCCACCAAGCCGTCGGTGGGTTTTTTACTCACTGTGGTTGGAACTCGATTCTTGAAAGCGTAGTTAGCGGCGTTCCAATGATTGCCTGGCCGCTTTTTGCGGATCAAAAACTGAATGCAACGTTGCTCAACGAGGAGCTAGGAATCGCCATCCGGTCTAGAAAGCTAATGTCGGAGGAAGTGGTTTCGAGGGTGGAGATCGAGTCGTTGGTGAGAAGGATTATGGTGGAGGAGGAAGGTTGTGAGATgagagagaaagtgaagaaGCTGAGGGACACGGCGGAGAAGTCGGTGAGTTGCGATGGTGGTTCATCGCATGAGTCGCTATCGAGAGTGGCTAACGAATGCGACCGTCTTTTGGAACGAGCTAGAAATGCTCGTGGTGCCTAGAAATGCGTACCGTATTGGACATTCAACTACGTAAAGTTTACTGTTTCTGGAATATTGTGCTGTGTTTTCTTGTCTCGCCAGATACCTCATGCTACATGCTATCACGTTTTGTTCAGGTGCTTATCGCGTTAGTGTCACTAATGTATTTAcattgtataaataaataatatgtgtTGAATTTGTATTGTTATGTGTTTACCTTTCATCTCTAAATCTGCCGTTCTTCTTTTAGTTTAAACTTGTCTTTGTTCAAACACAGTCTTCGGTttgagttatcaaaaaaaaaaaaaaaaaaaaaaagtcttcgGTTTTCAACAAAAAGGTTTtatggtcttttttttttttttgtcacacaAGGTTGTATGGTCAATCTGAAACGTAGATTCATTTTTACCCAAATAAACCTGAAACGTTAAAAATGGTTTCTTTAACTCTGATGTTGACATGTTACATGGTGTCCAAAACCAATATGAGATGGTAACTGCAttagttatattaaaattttcagtcGGCTAATCTTTGGTAAACTTCTAAGAACATTATCATTGGAAAGTTTCGTGAAAAAAGAGAAAGTGAGAAAGAAGTTCAAATGAAAATCTTTAAGTTTTCCATAGAATTTATGAGACTCATTTCttgtattgtttttatatatttttttaatttaacacttagttttataattacattaattgaaataataatatttgtttatttgagATTCTCGAAAAAAATTCATGGGAGTGCTCTTACGTAATTATATTACTACAATAATCAAGCTAGTAGTAAAATAGTAAAAGTCACTTCTAAGTTAATGGGGTGAGTAGCTCAGTTTTGTCATTTACTTACTTTTCATCTAACATTATAAATGTTTAGATATTAATGTTCTTTACTAAGGAATCTTTTTGATCTGGTTAATTAATGAAACTTCAATCTGATTGGAACTGAgattaagaaaaaacaaataatagagTCGTTCGGACGTGACAGTTCCTCTACTTTTGATCGTTTTGGGATATGCATGAGACTATTTAAACTGCAGATATGTCTCTTACTAaatcaaaacatatattaatgtTACTTCAAACACGTATTTTAAGAAATGACGTGTATCATAGTATATTACTCgcaatttatgttttaattttctaaaatatattttttatatttttaatgcatttttagtAAATCACAATGATAAGTTAATTAGGTTTATTGAGATTGGCTAAAAAAACGTGAGAATAgttagaaacaaaataatacatttatatttaaaaatattttattaatatatatgaaagctcaaaatatacatatttttgaaaCGAAAAGAGTATAAGATATTTACCCCTCCCCtaacaaatattttatcaatttattatCATGCATAAAGCATTATCAAGCATTATCAACCttagataaaaaaatttgaatatcaGAAAATTTGGAGTCGAAACCCATATTCTCTCCCAAACCCAGAACTAAGGGGGTGGTAGTGAATTCAGGAATTTGAAAGAACTCACAAGTAATAATTTTTGCggtattttaaatgattttatgaGATTTTAATGCAATTGTCTAATTCTTATGTTTATCTTTTGCCATAGAATTTAAATGAATGTAAATAAATTTGATGGAACTCAAATGGTAATACTAAGCTATGAATGATAACGAAAAAATCCACAACTAGTAGTTAACTCTTGgaaatttttttaccaaaataaaacacttgggaaatttttagtttttgtagATAGATTTTTTTACTAAAGGAGTCTTTTTGGGTGAACTAGCCCTGAGCATTCGGATTGAGTGGAACTGATGACACATTTTATCTTATATCAAAG comes from the Brassica rapa cultivar Chiifu-401-42 chromosome A01, CAAS_Brap_v3.01, whole genome shotgun sequence genome and includes:
- the LOC103872738 gene encoding UDP-glycosyltransferase 72E1, which produces MQITRPHAIMFASPGMGHVIPVIELGKRLAGSHGFQVTIFVLEADAASAQSQFFNSPGCDATLIDVIGLPTPDISGLVNPSGFIAINLLTMMRETIPTLRSKIEEMQHKPTALIVDLFGLDALRLGGEFNMLTYVFIASNARFLALTMYFPTLEKDVEEEHIIKKKPLPMPGCEPVRFEDTLEPFLDPTDHIYREFVPFGLVFPTADGLIVNTWEDMEPKTLKSLHDPKLLGGIARVPVYPIGPLCRPVDPLKINHPVLDWLNKQPEESVLYISFGSGGSLSSNQITELAWGLELSQQRFVWVVRPPVDGSASSEYLSTNSGEVHDYLPKEFLSRTNERGLVVSSWAPQAEILAHQAVGGFFTHCGWNSILESVVSGVPMIAWPLFADQKLNATLLNEELGIAIRSRKLMSEEVVSRVEIESLVRRIMVEEEGCEMREKVKKLRDTAEKSVSCDGGSSHESLSRVANECDRLLERARNARGA